A genomic window from Dama dama isolate Ldn47 chromosome 6, ASM3311817v1, whole genome shotgun sequence includes:
- the SH3TC1 gene encoding SH3 domain and tetratricopeptide repeat-containing protein 1 isoform X1, translating into MCAFLPGQASHGRDQREGPGQEPRQVRGPRSLPLPLLSVRPARHAKPLALRPLPAMEGPAEPAPREKGPSGDSGDHRVREVAKSTSVIWEQPRPEEAKATVRGGPCSATDAAPAAGVSQRAAGPSPGQMGSCPTDLTLQLLAVRRKSGLPDPNLQQALRARLRLLENESCEVARALGELSARLLSIHSDQDRMVVTFKTFEEIWKFSTYHALGFTHHCLENLLMDQAFWLLEPDEDQETAVRVQVDEDALRLAYESLLVQEGPFFVLCPDHHVRVKNGPQPFRRPPSGTQADMAAAVDSSAPSPGTSSEEEGAAAATPEPVIPFHQWALRVPKDSINDPLGGPLAPDVQLMAVGPALAVADCQGSGPEEMTFQSGDRIEILGAQVPGLPWCLGRHAASGQVGFVRTSLISVQGQASDLENVIFLSEEERSFFSREGRFSEEEARQLLRRMASTNVCTVYSLDTSEEAETQQQQEEREMSPPCLNPEPREILKKVKNVLEQCKSCQGCPEEPGSPGVHRASSGASLPDTEEPSFCLDVGDDWADPEALGSQLLFLNALGFQASFQGLYDLSPPTLSGVFGGFTDEEELVRRLAEARGVAKKAGLPMALARLCFLLGRLCVRRLKLSQARVYFEEALGVLGGRFGDLVLVAAVYTCLASVHLRQKNKEKCAQVVPKALALLLGTPGHVGSSEAESGLLTLALRRAIGGRSPQAEARACFLLAKHHARLKQPEEALPFLERLLLLLPGAAGTPGASWPTDCYLLLAGIYSQRCLPHLALSCVRVASLRARGSLGRALRSAALVLQNSPRLPVLPAQLAHYLRQALASPASGSGQALHGPIYASLAQLYSQHGWQGRAIAFMTQAVETDARLGGRAVVDHLVALAWLHILHGQSPAALDILESVLEAAAATPDQEGLIANMTAIALKRTGRTRQAAEGYYRALRVARCLGRPRNEAVVLANFGALCLQAGAGGLAQHYLLEAVKLFSRLPGREGGPDFTRVLLRLGDLCIRRALTRQAKCYYEWAFLVAVEMDHWESQLLAVRRLCHFYGAVVPNEARCVVYHEFQLSLARRANDKGLEGQLLETISQLYLALGTERAYRSALEYTKRSLGVFIDLLKRDKEAQAWLQAGKIYYVLRQGELVDLYIQAAQNAALYTGDPGLGLRLFEEAGDIFFNGTWDREKAVSFYRDRALPLAVSTGSREAELRLCNKLSALLAEMETPQEGLEFAHTALALSLTLGDQLNQRVACHRLASLHRRLGHGELAEHFYLKALALCTSPLEFDEETLYYVKVYLALGDIIFYDLKDPLDAAGYYQLALAAAVDLGNKRAQMKLCTRLATIYHHSLLDREMSLFFYQKARTFATELRVRRGPLVPGPPS; encoded by the exons GACCCTGCTCGGCTACTGATGCTGCTCCGGCCGCCGGCGTCTCTCAGCGGGCTGCTGGGCCCTCCCCTGGCCAGATGGGGTCCTGCCCCACAG ACCTGACCTTGCAGCTGCTGGCGGTGCGGCGGAAGAGCGGGCTGCCCGACCCCAACCTGCAACAGGCCCTGCGGGCCCGGCTCCGTCTGCTGGAGAATGAAAGCTGTGAGGTGGCCCGCGCCCTGGGG GAGCTGTCGGCCAGGCTGCTGTCCATCCACAGTGACCAGGATCGGATGGTGGTGACGTTCAAGACGTTTGAAGAAATCTGGAAGTTTTCCACCTACCATGCTCTCG GCTTCACTCATCACTGCCTGGAGAACCTGCTCATGGACCAGGCCTTCTGGCTGCTTGAGCCCGACGAGGACCAGGAGACAGCCGTCCGAGTCCAGGTGGATGAGGATGCCTTGAGGCTGGCGTACGAGAGCCTCCTCGTCCAGGAAG GGCCTTTCTTCGTCCTGTGTCCCGACCATCACGTGAGAGTGAAGAACGGCCCTCAGCCCTTCAGGCGGCCTCCGAGCGGTACTCAGGCAGACATGGCCGCGGCAGTGGACTCTTCAGCCCCGAGTCCTGGCACGTCCtcggaggaggagggggcagcggCAGCCACTCCGGAGCCGGTGATTCCGTTCCATCA GTGGGCTCTCAGGGTCCCCAAGGACTCCATCAACGACCCCCTGGGTGGACCCCTGGCGCCGGACGTCCAGCTGATGG CCGTAGGCCCAGCCTTGGCTGTAGCGGACTGCCAGGGCTCAGGGCCCGAAGAGATGACCTTCCAAAGCGGCGACCGCATCGAGATCCTGGGCGCCCAGGTGCCCGGCCTGCCCTGGTGCCTGGGCCGGCACGCAGCCTCCGGCCAGGTCGGATTTGTGCGGACGAGCCTCATCAGTGTGCAGGGCCAGGCGTCTGA CTTGGAAAATGTGATTTTTCTCAGTGAAGAAGAAAGGTCTTTCTTTAGCCGTGAGGGGCGCTTTTCTGAGGAGGaggccaggcagctgctgagaaGGATGGCCAGCACCAATGTCTGCACGGTGTACAGCCTGG ACACGTCAGAAGAAGCTgagacgcagcagcagcaggaggaacgAG AAATGTCCCCACCTTGCCTGAACCCAGAGCCACGGGAGATCCTGAAGAAGGTGAAGAATGTCCTAGAACAATGCAAGTCCTGCCAGGGATGCCCCGAGGAACCAGGGTCCCCCGGTGTCCACAGGGCGTCCAGCGGAGCAAGCCTGCCGGACACCGAGGAACCCTCCTTCTGCCTGGACGTGGGAGATGACTGGGCCGACCCCGAGGCCCTGGGCTCCCAGCTGCTGTTCCTGAATGCACTCGGGTTCCAGGCCAGTTTCCAGGGCCTGTACGACCTCTCCCCGCCCACGCTGAGCGGCGTGTTCGGCGGCTTCACCGACGAGGAGGAGCTGGTCAGGCGGCTGGCCGAGGCCCGCGGGGTGGCCAAAAAGGCCGGGCTGCCCATGGCCCTGGCTAGGCTCTGCTTCCTGCTGGGACGGCTGTGCGTGCGGCGACTGAAGCTGTCCCAGGCCCGCGTGTACTTCGAGGAAGCCCTGGGCGTGCTCGGGGGCCGCTTCGGGGACCTGGTCCTGGTGGCGGCCGTGTACACCTGCCTGGCCTCTGTCCACCTGCGGCAGAAGAACAAGGAGAAGTGTGCACAGGTGGTGCCCAAGGCCTTGGCCCTGCTCCTGGGGACGCCCGGCCATGTTGGCAGCTCCGAGGCTGAATCCGGCCTCCTGACCCTGGCCTTGCGGAGGGCCATCGGCGGCCGCAGCCCGCAAGCTGAGGCCCGGGCCTGCTTCTTGCTGGCCAAGCACCACGCCCGCCTCAAGCAGCCGGAGGAGGCCCTGCCCTTCCTggagaggctgctgctgctgctccccgGGGCAGCGGGGACCCCGGGCGCCTCCTGGCCCACGGACTGCTACCTGCTGCTGGCGGGCATCTACAGCCAAAGGTGCCTGCCGCACCTGGCACTGAGCTGCGTCAGGGTGGCCTCGCTGCGGGCACGGGGCTCGCTGGGCAGAGCGCTCCGGAGCGCGGCCCTGGTCCTGCAGAACAGCCCGCGACTCCCCGTGCTGCCTGCCCAGCTCGCTCACTACCTCCGGCAGGCGCTGGCCTCCCCGGCCTCCGGCTCTGGGCAGGCCCTGCATGGCCCCATCTACGCCAGCCTGGCCCAGCTATACAGCCAGCACGGGTGGCAGGGCAGGGCCATCGCCTTCATGACGCAGGCCGTGGAGACAGACGCCCGGCTGGGCGGCCGCGCCGTCGTGGACCATCTGGTGGCCCTGGCCTGGCTGCACATCCTTCACGGACAGAGCCCGGCAGCCCTGGACATTCTGGAGTCCGTCCTGGAGGCGGCGGCGGCCACCCCGGACCAGGAGGGCCTGATCGCCAACATGACGGCCATCGCCCTGAAGAGGACCGGCAGGACCCGGCAGGCGGCCGAGGGCTACTACCGCGCCCTGAGGGTGGCCCGGTGCCTGGGCCGCCCGCGGAACGAGGCGGTGGTCCTGGCCAACTTCGGGGCCCTGTGTCTGCAGGCCGGCGCCGGCGGGCTGGCGCAGCACTACCTCCTGGAGGCCGTGAAGCTGTTCTCGCGGCTGCCCGGCAGGGAGGGCGGCCCAGACTTCACCCGCGTGCTGCTGCGGCTGGGGGACCTGTGCATCCGCAGGGCGCTCACCCGGCAGGCCAAGTGCTACTATGAGTGGGCCTTTCTGGTTGCCGTGGAGATGGACCACTGGGAGA GCCAGCTGCTCGCCGTCCGGCGGCTCTGTCACTTCTACGGCGCGGTCGTGCCCAACGAGGCCCGGTGCGTCGTCTACCACGAGTTCCAGCTCTCGCTGGCCCGCAGGGCGAACGACAAGGGGCTGGAGGGGCAGCTCCTGGAGACCATAAGCCAGCTGTACCTGGCCCTGGGCACCGAGCG GGCCTACAGGTCCGCCCTGGAATACACAAAGCGCAGCCTGGGGGTCTTCATCGACCTTCTGAAGAGGGACAAGGAGGCGCAGGCCTGGCTGCAGGCGGGGAAGATCTACTACGTGCTGCGGCAGGGCGAGCTGGTGGACCTGTACATCCAGGCGGCGCAGAACGCCGCCCTGTACACGGGGGACCCCGGCCTGGGGCTGCGGCTCTTCGAGGAGGCCGGAGACATCTTCTTCAATGGGACCTGGGATCGCGAGAAAGCGGTGTCCTTCTACCGG GACCGGGCGCTGCCCCTGGCGGTGTCCACGGGGAGCCGGGAGGCTGAGCTGCGGCTCTGCAACAAGCTGTCCGCGCTGCTGGCTGAGATGGAGACGCCCCAGGAGGGCCTGGAGTTTGCCCACACAGCCCTGGCGCTCAGCCTCACCCTGG GGGACCAGCTGAACCAGCGGGTGGCCTGCCACCGGCTGGCCTCTCTGCACCGCCGGCTGGGCCACGGCGAGCTGGCCGAGCACTTTTACCTCAAGGCACTGGCGCTCTGCACCTCGCCGCTGGAGTTCGACGAGGAGACCCTGTACTACGTGAAGGTGTACCTGGCGCTTGGCGACATCATCTTCTACGACCTCAAG GACCCGCTGGACGCGGCCGGGTACTACCAGCTGGCGCTGGCGGCGGCCGTGGACCTGGGCAACAAGCGGGCCCAGATGAAGCTCTGCACGCGCCTGGCCACCATCTACCACCACTCGCTCCTCGACCGCGAGATGTCCCTCTTCTTCTACCAGAAGGCGCGGACCTTCGCCACCGAGCTCCGCGTCCGCCGGGGTCCCCTGGTCCCCGGGCCCCCGTCCTGA
- the SH3TC1 gene encoding SH3 domain and tetratricopeptide repeat-containing protein 1 isoform X3, translating to MEGPAEPAPREKGPSGDSGDHRVREVAKSTSVIWEQPRPEEAKATVRGGPCSATDAAPAAGVSQRAAGPSPGQMGSCPTDLTLQLLAVRRKSGLPDPNLQQALRARLRLLENESCEVARALGELSARLLSIHSDQDRMVVTFKTFEEIWKFSTYHALGFTHHCLENLLMDQAFWLLEPDEDQETAVRVQVDEDALRLAYESLLVQEGPFFVLCPDHHVRVKNGPQPFRRPPSGTQADMAAAVDSSAPSPGTSSEEEGAAAATPEPVIPFHQWALRVPKDSINDPLGGPLAPDVQLMAVGPALAVADCQGSGPEEMTFQSGDRIEILGAQVPGLPWCLGRHAASGQVGFVRTSLISVQGQASDLENVIFLSEEERSFFSREGRFSEEEARQLLRRMASTNVCTVYSLDTSEEAETQQQQEEREMSPPCLNPEPREILKKVKNVLEQCKSCQGCPEEPGSPGVHRASSGASLPDTEEPSFCLDVGDDWADPEALGSQLLFLNALGFQASFQGLYDLSPPTLSGVFGGFTDEEELVRRLAEARGVAKKAGLPMALARLCFLLGRLCVRRLKLSQARVYFEEALGVLGGRFGDLVLVAAVYTCLASVHLRQKNKEKCAQVVPKALALLLGTPGHVGSSEAESGLLTLALRRAIGGRSPQAEARACFLLAKHHARLKQPEEALPFLERLLLLLPGAAGTPGASWPTDCYLLLAGIYSQRCLPHLALSCVRVASLRARGSLGRALRSAALVLQNSPRLPVLPAQLAHYLRQALASPASGSGQALHGPIYASLAQLYSQHGWQGRAIAFMTQAVETDARLGGRAVVDHLVALAWLHILHGQSPAALDILESVLEAAAATPDQEGLIANMTAIALKRTGRTRQAAEGYYRALRVARCLGRPRNEAVVLANFGALCLQAGAGGLAQHYLLEAVKLFSRLPGREGGPDFTRVLLRLGDLCIRRALTRQAKCYYEWAFLVAVEMDHWESQLLAVRRLCHFYGAVVPNEARCVVYHEFQLSLARRANDKGLEGQLLETISQLYLALGTERAYRSALEYTKRSLGVFIDLLKRDKEAQAWLQAGKIYYVLRQGELVDLYIQAAQNAALYTGDPGLGLRLFEEAGDIFFNGTWDREKAVSFYRDRALPLAVSTGSREAELRLCNKLSALLAEMETPQEGLEFAHTALALSLTLGDQLNQRVACHRLASLHRRLGHGELAEHFYLKALALCTSPLEFDEETLYYVKVYLALGDIIFYDLKDPLDAAGYYQLALAAAVDLGNKRAQMKLCTRLATIYHHSLLDREMSLFFYQKARTFATELRVRRGPLVPGPPS from the exons GACCCTGCTCGGCTACTGATGCTGCTCCGGCCGCCGGCGTCTCTCAGCGGGCTGCTGGGCCCTCCCCTGGCCAGATGGGGTCCTGCCCCACAG ACCTGACCTTGCAGCTGCTGGCGGTGCGGCGGAAGAGCGGGCTGCCCGACCCCAACCTGCAACAGGCCCTGCGGGCCCGGCTCCGTCTGCTGGAGAATGAAAGCTGTGAGGTGGCCCGCGCCCTGGGG GAGCTGTCGGCCAGGCTGCTGTCCATCCACAGTGACCAGGATCGGATGGTGGTGACGTTCAAGACGTTTGAAGAAATCTGGAAGTTTTCCACCTACCATGCTCTCG GCTTCACTCATCACTGCCTGGAGAACCTGCTCATGGACCAGGCCTTCTGGCTGCTTGAGCCCGACGAGGACCAGGAGACAGCCGTCCGAGTCCAGGTGGATGAGGATGCCTTGAGGCTGGCGTACGAGAGCCTCCTCGTCCAGGAAG GGCCTTTCTTCGTCCTGTGTCCCGACCATCACGTGAGAGTGAAGAACGGCCCTCAGCCCTTCAGGCGGCCTCCGAGCGGTACTCAGGCAGACATGGCCGCGGCAGTGGACTCTTCAGCCCCGAGTCCTGGCACGTCCtcggaggaggagggggcagcggCAGCCACTCCGGAGCCGGTGATTCCGTTCCATCA GTGGGCTCTCAGGGTCCCCAAGGACTCCATCAACGACCCCCTGGGTGGACCCCTGGCGCCGGACGTCCAGCTGATGG CCGTAGGCCCAGCCTTGGCTGTAGCGGACTGCCAGGGCTCAGGGCCCGAAGAGATGACCTTCCAAAGCGGCGACCGCATCGAGATCCTGGGCGCCCAGGTGCCCGGCCTGCCCTGGTGCCTGGGCCGGCACGCAGCCTCCGGCCAGGTCGGATTTGTGCGGACGAGCCTCATCAGTGTGCAGGGCCAGGCGTCTGA CTTGGAAAATGTGATTTTTCTCAGTGAAGAAGAAAGGTCTTTCTTTAGCCGTGAGGGGCGCTTTTCTGAGGAGGaggccaggcagctgctgagaaGGATGGCCAGCACCAATGTCTGCACGGTGTACAGCCTGG ACACGTCAGAAGAAGCTgagacgcagcagcagcaggaggaacgAG AAATGTCCCCACCTTGCCTGAACCCAGAGCCACGGGAGATCCTGAAGAAGGTGAAGAATGTCCTAGAACAATGCAAGTCCTGCCAGGGATGCCCCGAGGAACCAGGGTCCCCCGGTGTCCACAGGGCGTCCAGCGGAGCAAGCCTGCCGGACACCGAGGAACCCTCCTTCTGCCTGGACGTGGGAGATGACTGGGCCGACCCCGAGGCCCTGGGCTCCCAGCTGCTGTTCCTGAATGCACTCGGGTTCCAGGCCAGTTTCCAGGGCCTGTACGACCTCTCCCCGCCCACGCTGAGCGGCGTGTTCGGCGGCTTCACCGACGAGGAGGAGCTGGTCAGGCGGCTGGCCGAGGCCCGCGGGGTGGCCAAAAAGGCCGGGCTGCCCATGGCCCTGGCTAGGCTCTGCTTCCTGCTGGGACGGCTGTGCGTGCGGCGACTGAAGCTGTCCCAGGCCCGCGTGTACTTCGAGGAAGCCCTGGGCGTGCTCGGGGGCCGCTTCGGGGACCTGGTCCTGGTGGCGGCCGTGTACACCTGCCTGGCCTCTGTCCACCTGCGGCAGAAGAACAAGGAGAAGTGTGCACAGGTGGTGCCCAAGGCCTTGGCCCTGCTCCTGGGGACGCCCGGCCATGTTGGCAGCTCCGAGGCTGAATCCGGCCTCCTGACCCTGGCCTTGCGGAGGGCCATCGGCGGCCGCAGCCCGCAAGCTGAGGCCCGGGCCTGCTTCTTGCTGGCCAAGCACCACGCCCGCCTCAAGCAGCCGGAGGAGGCCCTGCCCTTCCTggagaggctgctgctgctgctccccgGGGCAGCGGGGACCCCGGGCGCCTCCTGGCCCACGGACTGCTACCTGCTGCTGGCGGGCATCTACAGCCAAAGGTGCCTGCCGCACCTGGCACTGAGCTGCGTCAGGGTGGCCTCGCTGCGGGCACGGGGCTCGCTGGGCAGAGCGCTCCGGAGCGCGGCCCTGGTCCTGCAGAACAGCCCGCGACTCCCCGTGCTGCCTGCCCAGCTCGCTCACTACCTCCGGCAGGCGCTGGCCTCCCCGGCCTCCGGCTCTGGGCAGGCCCTGCATGGCCCCATCTACGCCAGCCTGGCCCAGCTATACAGCCAGCACGGGTGGCAGGGCAGGGCCATCGCCTTCATGACGCAGGCCGTGGAGACAGACGCCCGGCTGGGCGGCCGCGCCGTCGTGGACCATCTGGTGGCCCTGGCCTGGCTGCACATCCTTCACGGACAGAGCCCGGCAGCCCTGGACATTCTGGAGTCCGTCCTGGAGGCGGCGGCGGCCACCCCGGACCAGGAGGGCCTGATCGCCAACATGACGGCCATCGCCCTGAAGAGGACCGGCAGGACCCGGCAGGCGGCCGAGGGCTACTACCGCGCCCTGAGGGTGGCCCGGTGCCTGGGCCGCCCGCGGAACGAGGCGGTGGTCCTGGCCAACTTCGGGGCCCTGTGTCTGCAGGCCGGCGCCGGCGGGCTGGCGCAGCACTACCTCCTGGAGGCCGTGAAGCTGTTCTCGCGGCTGCCCGGCAGGGAGGGCGGCCCAGACTTCACCCGCGTGCTGCTGCGGCTGGGGGACCTGTGCATCCGCAGGGCGCTCACCCGGCAGGCCAAGTGCTACTATGAGTGGGCCTTTCTGGTTGCCGTGGAGATGGACCACTGGGAGA GCCAGCTGCTCGCCGTCCGGCGGCTCTGTCACTTCTACGGCGCGGTCGTGCCCAACGAGGCCCGGTGCGTCGTCTACCACGAGTTCCAGCTCTCGCTGGCCCGCAGGGCGAACGACAAGGGGCTGGAGGGGCAGCTCCTGGAGACCATAAGCCAGCTGTACCTGGCCCTGGGCACCGAGCG GGCCTACAGGTCCGCCCTGGAATACACAAAGCGCAGCCTGGGGGTCTTCATCGACCTTCTGAAGAGGGACAAGGAGGCGCAGGCCTGGCTGCAGGCGGGGAAGATCTACTACGTGCTGCGGCAGGGCGAGCTGGTGGACCTGTACATCCAGGCGGCGCAGAACGCCGCCCTGTACACGGGGGACCCCGGCCTGGGGCTGCGGCTCTTCGAGGAGGCCGGAGACATCTTCTTCAATGGGACCTGGGATCGCGAGAAAGCGGTGTCCTTCTACCGG GACCGGGCGCTGCCCCTGGCGGTGTCCACGGGGAGCCGGGAGGCTGAGCTGCGGCTCTGCAACAAGCTGTCCGCGCTGCTGGCTGAGATGGAGACGCCCCAGGAGGGCCTGGAGTTTGCCCACACAGCCCTGGCGCTCAGCCTCACCCTGG GGGACCAGCTGAACCAGCGGGTGGCCTGCCACCGGCTGGCCTCTCTGCACCGCCGGCTGGGCCACGGCGAGCTGGCCGAGCACTTTTACCTCAAGGCACTGGCGCTCTGCACCTCGCCGCTGGAGTTCGACGAGGAGACCCTGTACTACGTGAAGGTGTACCTGGCGCTTGGCGACATCATCTTCTACGACCTCAAG GACCCGCTGGACGCGGCCGGGTACTACCAGCTGGCGCTGGCGGCGGCCGTGGACCTGGGCAACAAGCGGGCCCAGATGAAGCTCTGCACGCGCCTGGCCACCATCTACCACCACTCGCTCCTCGACCGCGAGATGTCCCTCTTCTTCTACCAGAAGGCGCGGACCTTCGCCACCGAGCTCCGCGTCCGCCGGGGTCCCCTGGTCCCCGGGCCCCCGTCCTGA